A genomic segment from Streptosporangium roseum DSM 43021 encodes:
- a CDS encoding sensor histidine kinase, with amino-acid sequence MVRHAAPARCRVVVEADGREARVEVTDDGPGHRVLPGQPGHGLAGMRERVLMYGGSFTAGRRPEGGFGVSARLPYGGSTPYGGPGGRAA; translated from the coding sequence GTGGTCAGGCACGCCGCGCCGGCGCGCTGCCGGGTGGTGGTCGAGGCGGACGGGCGGGAGGCACGGGTCGAGGTGACCGACGACGGTCCGGGCCACCGGGTCCTGCCGGGCCAGCCCGGTCACGGGCTGGCCGGAATGCGGGAGAGGGTCCTCATGTACGGAGGGTCCTTCACGGCCGGGCGACGGCCGGAGGGCGGGTTCGGGGTGTCGGCACGGCTGCCCTACGGCGGGAGCACGCCGTACGGCGGGCCCGGCGGGAGGGCCGCGTGA
- a CDS encoding response regulator codes for MIRVLVADDQALLRGSFRVLVDTAPDLTTVGEAGTGVEAVGLARSERPDVVLMDVRMPEMDGIEATRRICGSADTAGVRVLMLTTFDLDEYVYAALRAGASGFLLKDTPPGELLAAIRVVAAGEGLLAPTVTRRLIAEFARRPEPSQPLAGELGGVTGRERDVLALIARGLSNTEIAGHLRLSLATVKTHVGRLLSKLGARDRAQLVILAYETGLVSVASRRPRQG; via the coding sequence GTGATCCGCGTGCTGGTCGCCGACGACCAGGCCCTGCTGCGCGGCAGCTTCCGCGTCCTGGTGGACACCGCGCCCGACCTGACGACGGTCGGCGAGGCCGGGACCGGGGTCGAGGCCGTCGGCCTGGCCCGCAGCGAGCGGCCGGACGTGGTGCTCATGGACGTGCGCATGCCGGAGATGGACGGCATCGAGGCGACCCGGCGCATCTGCGGCTCGGCCGACACCGCGGGCGTGCGTGTCCTCATGCTCACCACGTTCGACCTGGACGAATACGTCTACGCGGCGCTGCGGGCGGGTGCCAGCGGCTTCCTGCTCAAGGACACGCCGCCGGGCGAGCTGCTGGCGGCGATCCGCGTGGTCGCCGCCGGTGAGGGACTGCTCGCCCCGACGGTGACGCGCCGCCTCATCGCCGAGTTCGCCCGGCGCCCGGAGCCGTCGCAGCCGCTCGCCGGGGAGCTCGGCGGCGTCACCGGCCGGGAGCGCGACGTGCTCGCGCTCATCGCCAGGGGGCTGTCCAACACCGAGATCGCCGGCCATCTGCGCCTGAGCCTCGCGACCGTGAAGACGCACGTCGGCCGGCTGCTCAGCAAGCTCGGCGCCCGCGACCGCGCCCAGCTCGTCATCCTCGCCTACGAGACCGGCCTGGTCTCGGTGGCGTCGCGCCGGCCGCGCCAGGGATAG
- a CDS encoding serine hydrolase domain-containing protein produces MTTLSRRNLLKASAGFVPAVALGTRPAQAAPVPVVTTSGIAPAALAGFDKVMKTFVTERNISCAQLAIAKKGKILLARGYRYSDGSQAIPSVTPTSLFRIASLSKHITATAIMRLVQDGKLSLAAPVTTLLGLSAEADPRLAQVTVLRLIQHLGGWDRNVSKDYLYLDHQISATLDAPLPISQEDIIRYAGARPLDFAPGARMAYSNYGYMLLGRIIEKVSGTSYESYVKQKLLAPVGITRMRLGRVLRSEAALTEVVYSSQYTGKTVTDDSGTVVPTPYGGFSMANRGAGGGWLASAVDLVRFSRVFDAAGPVLNAASIGRMFAKPEIGVNENGSWYGGGWWVRQVPGNLNTWHDGSLPGTYTYLARLQNGFTYAALFNRREEEGTLDFDVLSPRMNAELNKVTTWPTTDLTPKYF; encoded by the coding sequence GTGACAACGCTCAGCCGCCGGAACCTGCTCAAGGCGAGCGCGGGCTTCGTGCCCGCCGTCGCGCTGGGCACCCGTCCCGCCCAGGCCGCGCCCGTACCGGTCGTGACCACCTCGGGGATCGCCCCGGCGGCGCTGGCCGGGTTCGACAAGGTCATGAAGACCTTCGTCACGGAGCGCAACATCTCCTGCGCGCAGCTCGCGATCGCCAAGAAGGGCAAGATCCTCCTGGCCCGCGGTTACCGGTACTCGGACGGGTCGCAGGCCATCCCCTCGGTGACCCCGACCTCGCTGTTCCGCATCGCGAGCCTGAGCAAGCACATCACCGCCACCGCGATCATGCGGTTGGTCCAGGACGGCAAGCTCAGCCTGGCCGCGCCGGTCACCACGCTGCTCGGCCTCTCGGCCGAGGCCGACCCCCGCCTCGCGCAGGTCACCGTGCTCCGGCTGATACAGCATCTGGGCGGCTGGGACCGGAACGTGTCCAAGGACTACCTCTACCTGGACCACCAGATCTCCGCCACGCTGGACGCGCCGCTGCCGATCAGCCAGGAGGACATCATCCGCTATGCCGGCGCCCGGCCCCTCGACTTCGCCCCGGGGGCGCGGATGGCCTACAGCAACTACGGCTACATGCTGCTCGGCCGGATCATCGAGAAGGTCTCCGGCACGAGCTACGAGTCCTACGTCAAGCAGAAGCTCCTGGCCCCCGTCGGCATCACCCGGATGCGGCTGGGCCGCGTCCTCAGGTCGGAGGCCGCGCTGACCGAGGTCGTCTACTCCTCGCAGTACACCGGCAAGACCGTGACGGACGACTCGGGCACGGTGGTGCCGACTCCGTACGGCGGCTTCAGCATGGCCAACCGGGGAGCCGGCGGCGGCTGGCTGGCCTCGGCGGTCGACCTGGTGCGGTTCTCGCGGGTCTTCGACGCCGCCGGGCCGGTGCTCAACGCCGCGTCGATCGGGAGGATGTTCGCCAAACCGGAGATCGGCGTCAACGAGAACGGCTCCTGGTACGGGGGCGGCTGGTGGGTGCGCCAGGTGCCGGGCAACCTCAACACCTGGCACGACGGATCGCTGCCGGGCACCTACACCTACCTCGCCCGGCTGCAGAACGGCTTCACCTACGCGGCCCTGTTCAACCGGCGGGAGGAGGAGGGCACGCTCGACTTCGACGTGCTCAGCCCGCGCATGAACGCCGAGCTCAACAAGGTCACCACCTGGCCGACGACCGACCTGACCCCGAAGTACTTCTGA